One region of Oxalobacteraceae sp. CFBP 8761 genomic DNA includes:
- the nth gene encoding endonuclease III — protein MNSAKRYEIFTRFRAANPTPTTELEFSTPFELLIAVLLSAQSTDVGVNKAMRRLFPVANTPQAILDLGIDELKTYIATIGLYNTKAKNVIATCQILVEQHGGEVPPVREALEALPGVGRKTANVVLNTAFGEPTMAVDTHIFRVSNRTKIAPGKNVDIVEQKLLKFVPKEFLHDAHHWLILHGRYTCVARKPKCWNCLIADLCEFKDKTPAPAGLLEPAAVAAATAAEAAIPAAS, from the coding sequence CGCCAAACGTTACGAGATTTTCACGCGCTTTCGCGCCGCCAACCCGACGCCCACCACCGAGCTCGAATTTTCGACGCCGTTCGAATTACTGATCGCGGTCCTGCTGTCGGCCCAGTCGACCGATGTCGGCGTGAACAAGGCCATGCGCCGCTTGTTCCCGGTAGCGAACACACCGCAGGCGATCCTCGACCTGGGCATCGATGAGCTCAAGACCTATATCGCGACCATTGGCCTGTACAACACGAAGGCCAAGAACGTGATCGCCACCTGCCAGATCTTGGTCGAACAGCATGGCGGCGAGGTGCCGCCCGTGCGCGAAGCGCTCGAGGCGCTGCCGGGCGTGGGCCGCAAGACGGCAAACGTCGTGCTCAATACGGCCTTTGGCGAACCGACGATGGCGGTCGACACGCACATCTTCCGCGTCTCGAACCGCACCAAGATCGCTCCGGGCAAGAACGTCGACATCGTCGAGCAAAAGCTGCTGAAGTTCGTGCCAAAGGAATTCCTGCACGACGCCCACCACTGGCTGATCCTGCACGGGCGCTACACCTGCGTGGCGCGCAAGCCCAAATGCTGGAATTGCCTGATTGCCGACCTGTGCGAGTTCAAGGACAAGACGCCGGCACCGGCGGGTCTTCTCGAGCCGGCTGCTGTTGCTGCGGCCACGGCAGCTGAGGCCGCGATACCTGCGGCAAGTTAG
- a CDS encoding HAMP domain-containing protein, translating to MKLSRKLPLGFAAVTLLVACAGFFGMAQLNSSVDTYRQAVVTEGQAQQVQALLSHFRKQVQEWKNTLLRGKQESERVKYWNAFQKNETEVAQQVKALLDAMPEGEVRTLVTQFGAAHATMGADFRRGYQDFEAAGFDAGAGDIAVKGKDRAPAELLVQAQEKMSALSLSSAAQADAVGKQATLLSYSLMLVGAVVAVIAGILVSRSITRPLDEAVEAARSVAAGDLRTAITVRSNDETGQLLMALKEMSASLQRIVLEVRGGAETIAVASGEIAQGNLDLSARTERQAGALEETASSMEELTSTVIQNADNARQASVLAVSACDVAVKGGKVVEQVVGTMASISASSRKITDIIGVIDSIAFQTNILALNAAVEAARAGEQGRGFAVVAGEVRTLAQRSATAAKEIKDLIGESVACVETGDRLAGEAGVTMGEILASVRGVMHIITEISAASSEQSQGISQVNQAVTEMDVTTQQNAALVEQAAAAAQSLREQTVALTEVVSVFKVEEPTGVVAPPRTKLALAA from the coding sequence ATGAAACTAAGTCGCAAATTACCACTGGGTTTTGCCGCCGTCACCTTGCTCGTCGCCTGCGCAGGCTTCTTCGGCATGGCGCAGCTGAACAGCTCGGTCGACACCTATCGCCAGGCGGTGGTCACCGAAGGCCAGGCACAGCAAGTGCAAGCGTTGCTGTCCCATTTCCGCAAGCAGGTCCAGGAATGGAAGAACACGCTGTTGCGTGGCAAACAGGAAAGCGAACGGGTCAAGTACTGGAACGCGTTCCAGAAGAACGAGACGGAAGTCGCGCAACAGGTCAAGGCCTTGCTGGACGCCATGCCCGAAGGCGAAGTGCGAACGCTGGTGACGCAGTTCGGCGCGGCGCACGCGACCATGGGTGCGGATTTCCGGCGCGGCTACCAGGATTTCGAAGCGGCCGGTTTCGATGCCGGCGCCGGCGATATCGCCGTCAAGGGCAAGGACCGTGCTCCAGCCGAGTTGCTGGTGCAGGCCCAGGAAAAGATGTCGGCCCTCAGCCTGTCCAGCGCGGCCCAGGCCGATGCGGTCGGCAAACAGGCCACGCTGCTCAGCTATAGCCTGATGCTGGTGGGCGCCGTCGTGGCCGTCATCGCCGGTATCCTGGTGTCGCGTTCGATCACGCGGCCGCTCGACGAAGCGGTCGAGGCCGCGCGCAGCGTCGCGGCGGGCGATCTGCGCACTGCGATCACGGTGCGCAGCAACGATGAAACGGGCCAGCTGCTGATGGCGCTGAAGGAGATGTCGGCCAGCCTGCAGCGCATCGTGCTCGAAGTGCGGGGCGGGGCCGAGACCATCGCGGTGGCATCCGGCGAAATCGCGCAGGGCAACCTCGACCTGTCGGCCCGCACCGAGCGCCAGGCCGGCGCGCTGGAAGAGACGGCGTCATCGATGGAAGAACTGACCTCGACCGTCATCCAGAATGCCGACAATGCGCGCCAGGCCAGCGTGCTGGCCGTGTCGGCCTGTGATGTGGCGGTCAAGGGCGGCAAGGTGGTCGAGCAGGTGGTGGGCACGATGGCGTCGATCAGCGCGTCGTCGCGCAAGATCACCGACATCATCGGCGTCATCGACAGCATCGCGTTCCAGACCAATATCCTGGCGCTCAACGCGGCGGTCGAAGCGGCGCGCGCCGGCGAGCAGGGCCGTGGCTTTGCCGTCGTGGCCGGCGAAGTGCGCACCCTCGCGCAGCGTTCGGCAACAGCGGCGAAAGAAATCAAGGACCTGATCGGCGAATCGGTGGCCTGCGTGGAAACGGGCGACCGGCTCGCCGGCGAAGCGGGCGTGACGATGGGTGAGATCCTGGCCAGCGTGCGCGGCGTGATGCACATCATCACCGAGATCAGCGCCGCCAGCAGCGAGCAGAGCCAGGGTATTTCGCAGGTCAACCAGGCCGTTACCGAGATGGATGTCACGACCCAGCAGAATGCGGCGCTGGTCGAGCAGGCCGCTGCCGCAGCGCAATCGCTGCGCGAGCAGACGGTGGCGCTGACGGAAGTGGTCAGCGTGTTCAAGGTCGAAGAGCCGACCGGTGTCGTAGCACCGCCCCGTACCAAACTGGCACTGGCTGCTTGA
- a CDS encoding nuclear transport factor 2 family protein gives MTPLSPSAVVQAQLDAYNAKDLDALMATYAPEAAQFALHGDLLARGHDQIRPRYEQRFLEPDLHARLLSRTVLGNFVTDLEIVTRNFPEGQGTVEMLCVYEAVDGRIVRASFATGETRI, from the coding sequence ATGACGCCACTTTCACCTTCCGCCGTGGTCCAGGCGCAGCTCGACGCCTACAACGCCAAAGACCTCGATGCACTGATGGCCACCTATGCGCCGGAGGCAGCGCAATTCGCGCTGCATGGCGACCTGCTGGCGCGCGGCCACGACCAGATCCGGCCGCGTTACGAACAGCGTTTTCTCGAGCCTGACCTGCACGCGCGGCTGCTGTCGCGCACGGTATTGGGCAACTTCGTCACCGACCTCGAGATCGTGACCCGCAACTTTCCAGAAGGTCAGGGCACGGTCGAGATGTTGTGCGTCTACGAGGCGGTGGACGGGCGCATCGTGCGCGCCTCGTTCGCGACCGGCGAGACCCGGATCTAA